The following proteins come from a genomic window of Nymphalis io chromosome 6, ilAglIoxx1.1, whole genome shotgun sequence:
- the LOC126768916 gene encoding glutamate-gated chloride channel isoform X16, which translates to MGWSCVVARAVAFLLMLSRASALTSDIFAAGKSDKEILDNLLKNSRYDKRLLPPVDGVLTVNVSVLLLSLASPDESSLKYEVEFLLQQQWYDPRLRYSNQSHYDFLNAIHHHEDIWLPDTYFIMHGDFKDPIIPMHFALRIYRNGTINYLMRRHLILSCQGRLNIFPFDDPLCSFALESISYEQSAITYVWKNDEDTLRKSPSLTTLNAYLIQNQTIPCPIKASWRGNYSCLKVDLIFTRDRSFYFTTVFIPGIILVTSSFITFWLEWNAVPARVMIGVTTMLNFFTTSNGFRSTLPVVSNLTAMNVWDGVCMCFIYASLLEFVCVNYVGRKRPLHNVVYRPGENPVTQRLPAVLSRIGIILASPLEAMAFLNWGKSETPQPESSGAGDKKRESTGAADMVTCTACTGAPGSCTHTTNNGGVSEPCFVQVRKKEPPHPIRVAKTIDVIARITFPTAYAVFLIFFFIHYKAFS; encoded by the exons ctTTGCAGCGGGCAAGTCGGACAAAGAGATTCTGGACAATCTACTAAAAAACTCCCGCTATGACAAAAGACTGCTTCCACCAGTAGacg GTGTCCTCACCGTTAATGTGAGCGTGCTACTTCTTAGCTTAGCATCTCCAGATGAATCTAGTctt AAATACGAGGTAGAGTTTCTTCTACAACAGCAGTGGTATGATCCTCGACTTCGGTATTCTAATCAGTCGCATTACGACTTCCTAAATGCCATCCATCATCACGAGGACATCTGGTTACCTGACACATACTTCATAATGCATGGGGATTTTAAA GATCCGATAATACCTATGCATTTTGCGTTGCGAATATACCGGAATGGCACAATCAACTACTTAATGCGGCGTCACCTCATACTGTCCTGCCAGGGGCGGCTCAACATCTTCCCTTTTGATGACCCTTTGTGTTCATTTGCTTTAGAGAGTA tATCTTATGAGCAATCGGCTATTACCTATGTATGGAAGAATGACGAAGACACGCTTAGAAAGTCGCCATCACTGACGACGCTGAATGCGTACCTCATCCAGAACCAAACCATTCCTTGTCCCATCAAAGCTAGCTGGAGAG GTAATTACAGCTGCCTGAAAGTGGATCTCATCTTCACGCGAGATAGATCATTTTACTTCACTACCGTTTTCATTCCGGGGATCATTTTGGTGACTTCgtcttttattactttttggcTGGAATGGAATGCAGTGCCTGCTAGAGTTATGATAG gcGTAACAACAATGTTGAACTTCTTCACAACATCAAACGGCTTTCGGTCAACCCTACCTGTGGTTTCCAACTTAACAGCTATGAACGTTTGGGATGGGGTATGCATGTGTTTCATCTACGCATCGCTACTTGAGTTCGTGTGTGTGAACTATGTCGGTCGAAAACGACCTCTTCACAATGTCGTGTATAGACCTGGCGAAAATCCGGTGACACAG CGACTGCCCGCAGTTCTCAGCAGAATTGGCATTATACTGGCCAGCCCTTTG GAGGCGATGGCATTCCTCAATTGGGGTAAATCAGAAACGCCCCAACCGGAGTCTAGCGGTGCT GGTGATAAGAAGCGCGAGTCGACAGGAGCTGCCGACATGGTCACGTGTACGGCCTGCACGGGGGCTCCCGGGTCGTGCACACATACGACTAATAATGGCGGTGTATCAGAg CCATGTTTCGTCCAGGTCCGTAAAAAGGAGCCACCCCATCCGATTCGTGTGGCGAAGACGATCGACGTCATCGCCCGCATTACTTTCCCCACTGCCTACGCTGTGTTTCTTATCTTCTTCTTCATACACTACAAGGCCTTCTCTTAA
- the LOC126768916 gene encoding glutamate-gated chloride channel isoform X23: protein MGWSCVVARAVAFLLMLSRASALTSDIFAAGKSDKEILDNLLKNSRYDKRLLPPVDGVLTVNVSVLLLSLASPDESSLKYEVEFLLQQQWYDPRLRYSNQSHYDFLNAIHHHEDIWLPDTYFIMHGDFKDPIIPMHFALRIYRNGTINYLMRRHLILSCQGRLNIFPFDDPLCSFALESISYEQSAITYVWKNDEDTLRKSPSLTTLNAYLIQNQTIPCPIKASWRADGISLYEDDEELTCNLCQRRFEEQGNYSCLKVDLIFTRDRSFYFTTVFIPGIILVTSSFITFWLEWNAVPARVMIGVTTMLNFFTTSNGFRSTLPVVSNLTAMNVWDGVCMCFIYASLLEFVCVNYVGRKRPLHNVVYRPGENPVTQRLPAVLSRIGIILASPLEAMAFLNWGKSETPQPESSGAGDKKRESTGAADMVTCTACTGAPGSCTHTTNNGGVSEVRKKEPPHPIRVAKTIDVIARITFPTAYAVFLIFFFIHYKAFS, encoded by the exons ctTTGCAGCGGGCAAGTCGGACAAAGAGATTCTGGACAATCTACTAAAAAACTCCCGCTATGACAAAAGACTGCTTCCACCAGTAGacg GTGTCCTCACCGTTAATGTGAGCGTGCTACTTCTTAGCTTAGCATCTCCAGATGAATCTAGTctt AAATACGAGGTAGAGTTTCTTCTACAACAGCAGTGGTATGATCCTCGACTTCGGTATTCTAATCAGTCGCATTACGACTTCCTAAATGCCATCCATCATCACGAGGACATCTGGTTACCTGACACATACTTCATAATGCATGGGGATTTTAAA GATCCGATAATACCTATGCATTTTGCGTTGCGAATATACCGGAATGGCACAATCAACTACTTAATGCGGCGTCACCTCATACTGTCCTGCCAGGGGCGGCTCAACATCTTCCCTTTTGATGACCCTTTGTGTTCATTTGCTTTAGAGAGTA tATCTTATGAGCAATCGGCTATTACCTATGTATGGAAGAATGACGAAGACACGCTTAGAAAGTCGCCATCACTGACGACGCTGAATGCGTACCTCATCCAGAACCAAACCATTCCTTGTCCCATCAAAGCTAGCTGGAGAG CTGATGGTATTTCCCTTTACGAGGACGATGAAGAGCTGACATGTAATCTTTGCCAGAGACGCTTTGAGGAGCAAG GTAATTACAGCTGCCTGAAAGTGGATCTCATCTTCACGCGAGATAGATCATTTTACTTCACTACCGTTTTCATTCCGGGGATCATTTTGGTGACTTCgtcttttattactttttggcTGGAATGGAATGCAGTGCCTGCTAGAGTTATGATAG gcGTAACAACAATGTTGAACTTCTTCACAACATCAAACGGCTTTCGGTCAACCCTACCTGTGGTTTCCAACTTAACAGCTATGAACGTTTGGGATGGGGTATGCATGTGTTTCATCTACGCATCGCTACTTGAGTTCGTGTGTGTGAACTATGTCGGTCGAAAACGACCTCTTCACAATGTCGTGTATAGACCTGGCGAAAATCCGGTGACACAG CGACTGCCCGCAGTTCTCAGCAGAATTGGCATTATACTGGCCAGCCCTTTG GAGGCGATGGCATTCCTCAATTGGGGTAAATCAGAAACGCCCCAACCGGAGTCTAGCGGTGCT GGTGATAAGAAGCGCGAGTCGACAGGAGCTGCCGACATGGTCACGTGTACGGCCTGCACGGGGGCTCCCGGGTCGTGCACACATACGACTAATAATGGCGGTGTATCAGAg GTCCGTAAAAAGGAGCCACCCCATCCGATTCGTGTGGCGAAGACGATCGACGTCATCGCCCGCATTACTTTCCCCACTGCCTACGCTGTGTTTCTTATCTTCTTCTTCATACACTACAAGGCCTTCTCTTAA
- the LOC126768916 gene encoding glutamate-gated chloride channel isoform X17 — MGWSCVVARAVAFLLMLSRASALTSDIFAAGKSDKEILDNLLKNSRYDKRLLPPVDGVLTVNVSVLLLSLASPDESSLKYEVEFLLQQQWYDPRLRYSNQSHYDFLNAIHHHEDIWLPDTYFIMHGDFKDPIIPMHFALRIYRNGTINYLMRRHLILSCQGRLNIFPFDDPLCSFALESISYEQSAITYVWKNDEDTLRKSPSLTTLNAYLIQNQTIPCPIKASWRGNYSCLKVDLIFTRDRAFYFTTVFIPGIILVTSSFITFWLEWNAVPARSMIGVTTMLNFFTTSNGFRSTLPVVSNLTAMNVWDGVCMCFIYASLLEFVCVNYVGRKRPLHNVVYRPGENPVTQRLPAVLSRIGIILASPLEAMAFLNWGKSETPQPESSGAGDKKRESTGAADMVTCTACTGAPGSCTHTTNNGGVSEPCFVQVRKKEPPHPIRVAKTIDVIARITFPTAYAVFLIFFFIHYKAFS, encoded by the exons ctTTGCAGCGGGCAAGTCGGACAAAGAGATTCTGGACAATCTACTAAAAAACTCCCGCTATGACAAAAGACTGCTTCCACCAGTAGacg GTGTCCTCACCGTTAATGTGAGCGTGCTACTTCTTAGCTTAGCATCTCCAGATGAATCTAGTctt AAATACGAGGTAGAGTTTCTTCTACAACAGCAGTGGTATGATCCTCGACTTCGGTATTCTAATCAGTCGCATTACGACTTCCTAAATGCCATCCATCATCACGAGGACATCTGGTTACCTGACACATACTTCATAATGCATGGGGATTTTAAA GATCCGATAATACCTATGCATTTTGCGTTGCGAATATACCGGAATGGCACAATCAACTACTTAATGCGGCGTCACCTCATACTGTCCTGCCAGGGGCGGCTCAACATCTTCCCTTTTGATGACCCTTTGTGTTCATTTGCTTTAGAGAGTA tATCTTATGAGCAATCGGCTATTACCTATGTATGGAAGAATGACGAAGACACGCTTAGAAAGTCGCCATCACTGACGACGCTGAATGCGTACCTCATCCAGAACCAAACCATTCCTTGTCCCATCAAAGCTAGCTGGAGAG GTAACTACAGCTGTCTAAAGGTGGACCTTATTTTTACGAGAGACCGAGCATTCTACTTTACCACAGTATTTATCCCTGGAATTATTCTGGTGACCTCTTCCTTCATCACATTTTGGCTGGAATGGAACGCGGTTCCAGCCCGTTCCATGATAG gcGTAACAACAATGTTGAACTTCTTCACAACATCAAACGGCTTTCGGTCAACCCTACCTGTGGTTTCCAACTTAACAGCTATGAACGTTTGGGATGGGGTATGCATGTGTTTCATCTACGCATCGCTACTTGAGTTCGTGTGTGTGAACTATGTCGGTCGAAAACGACCTCTTCACAATGTCGTGTATAGACCTGGCGAAAATCCGGTGACACAG CGACTGCCCGCAGTTCTCAGCAGAATTGGCATTATACTGGCCAGCCCTTTG GAGGCGATGGCATTCCTCAATTGGGGTAAATCAGAAACGCCCCAACCGGAGTCTAGCGGTGCT GGTGATAAGAAGCGCGAGTCGACAGGAGCTGCCGACATGGTCACGTGTACGGCCTGCACGGGGGCTCCCGGGTCGTGCACACATACGACTAATAATGGCGGTGTATCAGAg CCATGTTTCGTCCAGGTCCGTAAAAAGGAGCCACCCCATCCGATTCGTGTGGCGAAGACGATCGACGTCATCGCCCGCATTACTTTCCCCACTGCCTACGCTGTGTTTCTTATCTTCTTCTTCATACACTACAAGGCCTTCTCTTAA
- the LOC126768916 gene encoding glutamate-gated chloride channel isoform X24, translating to MGWSCVVARAVAFLLMLSRASALTSDIFAAGKSDKEILDNLLKNSRYDKRLLPPVDGVLTVNVSVLLLSLASPDESSLKYEVEFLLQQQWYDPRLRYSNQSHYDFLNAIHHHEDIWLPDTYFIMHGDFKDPIIPMHFALRIYRNGTINYLMRRHLILSCQGRLNIFPFDDPLCSFALESISYEQSAITYVWKNDEDTLRKSPSLTTLNAYLIQNQTIPCPIKASWRGNYSCLKVDLIFTRDRSFYFTTVFIPGIILVTSSFITFWLEWNAVPARVMIGVTTMLNFFTTSNGFRSTLPVVSNLTAMNVWDGVCMCFIYASLLEFVCVNYVGRKRPLHNVVYRPGENPVTQRLPAVLSRIGIILASPLEAMAFLNWGKSETPQPESSGAGDKKRESTGAADMVTCTACTGAPGSCTHTTNNGGVSEVRKKEPPHPIRVAKTIDVIARITFPTAYAVFLIFFFIHYKAFS from the exons ctTTGCAGCGGGCAAGTCGGACAAAGAGATTCTGGACAATCTACTAAAAAACTCCCGCTATGACAAAAGACTGCTTCCACCAGTAGacg GTGTCCTCACCGTTAATGTGAGCGTGCTACTTCTTAGCTTAGCATCTCCAGATGAATCTAGTctt AAATACGAGGTAGAGTTTCTTCTACAACAGCAGTGGTATGATCCTCGACTTCGGTATTCTAATCAGTCGCATTACGACTTCCTAAATGCCATCCATCATCACGAGGACATCTGGTTACCTGACACATACTTCATAATGCATGGGGATTTTAAA GATCCGATAATACCTATGCATTTTGCGTTGCGAATATACCGGAATGGCACAATCAACTACTTAATGCGGCGTCACCTCATACTGTCCTGCCAGGGGCGGCTCAACATCTTCCCTTTTGATGACCCTTTGTGTTCATTTGCTTTAGAGAGTA tATCTTATGAGCAATCGGCTATTACCTATGTATGGAAGAATGACGAAGACACGCTTAGAAAGTCGCCATCACTGACGACGCTGAATGCGTACCTCATCCAGAACCAAACCATTCCTTGTCCCATCAAAGCTAGCTGGAGAG GTAATTACAGCTGCCTGAAAGTGGATCTCATCTTCACGCGAGATAGATCATTTTACTTCACTACCGTTTTCATTCCGGGGATCATTTTGGTGACTTCgtcttttattactttttggcTGGAATGGAATGCAGTGCCTGCTAGAGTTATGATAG gcGTAACAACAATGTTGAACTTCTTCACAACATCAAACGGCTTTCGGTCAACCCTACCTGTGGTTTCCAACTTAACAGCTATGAACGTTTGGGATGGGGTATGCATGTGTTTCATCTACGCATCGCTACTTGAGTTCGTGTGTGTGAACTATGTCGGTCGAAAACGACCTCTTCACAATGTCGTGTATAGACCTGGCGAAAATCCGGTGACACAG CGACTGCCCGCAGTTCTCAGCAGAATTGGCATTATACTGGCCAGCCCTTTG GAGGCGATGGCATTCCTCAATTGGGGTAAATCAGAAACGCCCCAACCGGAGTCTAGCGGTGCT GGTGATAAGAAGCGCGAGTCGACAGGAGCTGCCGACATGGTCACGTGTACGGCCTGCACGGGGGCTCCCGGGTCGTGCACACATACGACTAATAATGGCGGTGTATCAGAg GTCCGTAAAAAGGAGCCACCCCATCCGATTCGTGTGGCGAAGACGATCGACGTCATCGCCCGCATTACTTTCCCCACTGCCTACGCTGTGTTTCTTATCTTCTTCTTCATACACTACAAGGCCTTCTCTTAA
- the LOC126768916 gene encoding glutamate-gated chloride channel isoform X12: MGWSCVVARAVAFLLMLSRASALTSDIFAAGKSDKEILDNLLKNSRYDKRLLPPVDGVLTVNVSVLLLSLASPDESSLKYEVEFLLQQQWYDPRLRYSNQSHYDFLNAIHHHEDIWLPDTYFIMHGDFKDPIIPMHFALRIYRNGTINYLMRRHLILSCQGRLNIFPFDDPLCSFALESISYEQSAITYVWKNDEDTLRKSPSLTTLNAYLIQNQTIPCPIKASWRADGISLYEDDEELTCNLCQRRFEEQGNYSCLKVDLIFTRDRSFYFTTVFIPGIILVTSSFITFWLEWNAVPARVMIGVTTMLNFFTTSNGFRSTLPVVSNLTAMNVWDGVCMCFIYASLLEFVCVNYVGRKRPLHNVVYRPGENPVTQRLPAVLSRIGIILASPLEAMAFLNWGKSETPQPESSGAGDKKRESTGAADMVTCTACTGAPGSCTHTTNNGGVSEPCFVQVRKKEPPHPIRVAKTIDVIARITFPTAYAVFLIFFFIHYKAFS; encoded by the exons ctTTGCAGCGGGCAAGTCGGACAAAGAGATTCTGGACAATCTACTAAAAAACTCCCGCTATGACAAAAGACTGCTTCCACCAGTAGacg GTGTCCTCACCGTTAATGTGAGCGTGCTACTTCTTAGCTTAGCATCTCCAGATGAATCTAGTctt AAATACGAGGTAGAGTTTCTTCTACAACAGCAGTGGTATGATCCTCGACTTCGGTATTCTAATCAGTCGCATTACGACTTCCTAAATGCCATCCATCATCACGAGGACATCTGGTTACCTGACACATACTTCATAATGCATGGGGATTTTAAA GATCCGATAATACCTATGCATTTTGCGTTGCGAATATACCGGAATGGCACAATCAACTACTTAATGCGGCGTCACCTCATACTGTCCTGCCAGGGGCGGCTCAACATCTTCCCTTTTGATGACCCTTTGTGTTCATTTGCTTTAGAGAGTA tATCTTATGAGCAATCGGCTATTACCTATGTATGGAAGAATGACGAAGACACGCTTAGAAAGTCGCCATCACTGACGACGCTGAATGCGTACCTCATCCAGAACCAAACCATTCCTTGTCCCATCAAAGCTAGCTGGAGAG CTGATGGTATTTCCCTTTACGAGGACGATGAAGAGCTGACATGTAATCTTTGCCAGAGACGCTTTGAGGAGCAAG GTAATTACAGCTGCCTGAAAGTGGATCTCATCTTCACGCGAGATAGATCATTTTACTTCACTACCGTTTTCATTCCGGGGATCATTTTGGTGACTTCgtcttttattactttttggcTGGAATGGAATGCAGTGCCTGCTAGAGTTATGATAG gcGTAACAACAATGTTGAACTTCTTCACAACATCAAACGGCTTTCGGTCAACCCTACCTGTGGTTTCCAACTTAACAGCTATGAACGTTTGGGATGGGGTATGCATGTGTTTCATCTACGCATCGCTACTTGAGTTCGTGTGTGTGAACTATGTCGGTCGAAAACGACCTCTTCACAATGTCGTGTATAGACCTGGCGAAAATCCGGTGACACAG CGACTGCCCGCAGTTCTCAGCAGAATTGGCATTATACTGGCCAGCCCTTTG GAGGCGATGGCATTCCTCAATTGGGGTAAATCAGAAACGCCCCAACCGGAGTCTAGCGGTGCT GGTGATAAGAAGCGCGAGTCGACAGGAGCTGCCGACATGGTCACGTGTACGGCCTGCACGGGGGCTCCCGGGTCGTGCACACATACGACTAATAATGGCGGTGTATCAGAg CCATGTTTCGTCCAGGTCCGTAAAAAGGAGCCACCCCATCCGATTCGTGTGGCGAAGACGATCGACGTCATCGCCCGCATTACTTTCCCCACTGCCTACGCTGTGTTTCTTATCTTCTTCTTCATACACTACAAGGCCTTCTCTTAA
- the LOC126768916 gene encoding glutamate-gated chloride channel subunit beta isoform X7, whose product MGWSCVVARAVAFLLMLSRASALTSDIFAAGKSDKEILDNLLKNSRYDKRLLPPVDDPDFCCGLTSPNDTVDQNNIGLPSLRPRSHNRGVLTVNVSVLLLSLASPDESSLKYEVEFLLQQQWYDPRLRYSNQSHYDFLNAIHHHEDIWLPDTYFIMHGDFKDPIIPMHFALRIYRNGTINYLMRRHLILSCQGRLNIFPFDDPLCSFALESISYEQSAITYVWKNDEDTLRKSPSLTTLNAYLIQNQTIPCPIKASWRADGISLYEDDEELTCNLCQRRFEEQGNYSCLKVDLIFTRDRAFYFTTVFIPGIILVTSSFITFWLEWNAVPARSMIGNYSCLKVDLIFTRDRSFYFTTVFIPGIILVTSSFITFWLEWNAVPARVMIGVTTMLNFFTTSNGFRSTLPVVSNLTAMNVWDGVCMCFIYASLLEFVCVNYVGRKRPLHNVVYRPGENPVTQGDKKRESTGAADMVTCTACTGAPGSCTHTTNNGGVSEPCFVQVRKKEPPHPIRVAKTIDVIARITFPTAYAVFLIFFFIHYKAFS is encoded by the exons ctTTGCAGCGGGCAAGTCGGACAAAGAGATTCTGGACAATCTACTAAAAAACTCCCGCTATGACAAAAGACTGCTTCCACCAGTAGacg ATCCAGATTTTTGTTGTGGTCTTACCTCGCCGAACGACACTGTTGACCAAAATAATATTGGGCTACCCTCGCTCCGGCCTCGATCGCACAATCGCG GTGTCCTCACCGTTAATGTGAGCGTGCTACTTCTTAGCTTAGCATCTCCAGATGAATCTAGTctt AAATACGAGGTAGAGTTTCTTCTACAACAGCAGTGGTATGATCCTCGACTTCGGTATTCTAATCAGTCGCATTACGACTTCCTAAATGCCATCCATCATCACGAGGACATCTGGTTACCTGACACATACTTCATAATGCATGGGGATTTTAAA GATCCGATAATACCTATGCATTTTGCGTTGCGAATATACCGGAATGGCACAATCAACTACTTAATGCGGCGTCACCTCATACTGTCCTGCCAGGGGCGGCTCAACATCTTCCCTTTTGATGACCCTTTGTGTTCATTTGCTTTAGAGAGTA tATCTTATGAGCAATCGGCTATTACCTATGTATGGAAGAATGACGAAGACACGCTTAGAAAGTCGCCATCACTGACGACGCTGAATGCGTACCTCATCCAGAACCAAACCATTCCTTGTCCCATCAAAGCTAGCTGGAGAG CTGATGGTATTTCCCTTTACGAGGACGATGAAGAGCTGACATGTAATCTTTGCCAGAGACGCTTTGAGGAGCAAG GTAACTACAGCTGTCTAAAGGTGGACCTTATTTTTACGAGAGACCGAGCATTCTACTTTACCACAGTATTTATCCCTGGAATTATTCTGGTGACCTCTTCCTTCATCACATTTTGGCTGGAATGGAACGCGGTTCCAGCCCGTTCCATGATAG GTAATTACAGCTGCCTGAAAGTGGATCTCATCTTCACGCGAGATAGATCATTTTACTTCACTACCGTTTTCATTCCGGGGATCATTTTGGTGACTTCgtcttttattactttttggcTGGAATGGAATGCAGTGCCTGCTAGAGTTATGATAG gcGTAACAACAATGTTGAACTTCTTCACAACATCAAACGGCTTTCGGTCAACCCTACCTGTGGTTTCCAACTTAACAGCTATGAACGTTTGGGATGGGGTATGCATGTGTTTCATCTACGCATCGCTACTTGAGTTCGTGTGTGTGAACTATGTCGGTCGAAAACGACCTCTTCACAATGTCGTGTATAGACCTGGCGAAAATCCGGTGACACAG GGTGATAAGAAGCGCGAGTCGACAGGAGCTGCCGACATGGTCACGTGTACGGCCTGCACGGGGGCTCCCGGGTCGTGCACACATACGACTAATAATGGCGGTGTATCAGAg CCATGTTTCGTCCAGGTCCGTAAAAAGGAGCCACCCCATCCGATTCGTGTGGCGAAGACGATCGACGTCATCGCCCGCATTACTTTCCCCACTGCCTACGCTGTGTTTCTTATCTTCTTCTTCATACACTACAAGGCCTTCTCTTAA
- the LOC126768916 gene encoding glutamate-gated chloride channel isoform X9, whose translation MGWSCVVARAVAFLLMLSRASALTSDIFAAGKSDKEILDNLLKNSRYDKRLLPPVDDPDFCCGLTSPNDTVDQNNIGLPSLRPRSHNRGVLTVNVSVLLLSLASPDESSLKYEVEFLLQQQWYDPRLRYSNQSHYDFLNAIHHHEDIWLPDTYFIMHGDFKDPIIPMHFALRIYRNGTINYLMRRHLILSCQGRLNIFPFDDPLCSFALESISYEQSAITYVWKNDEDTLRKSPSLTTLNAYLIQNQTIPCPIKASWRADGISLYEDDEELTCNLCQRRFEEQGNYSCLKVDLIFTRDRAFYFTTVFIPGIILVTSSFITFWLEWNAVPARSMIGVTTMLNFFTTSNGFRSTLPVVSNLTAMNVWDGVCMCFIYASLLEFVCVNYVGRKRPLHNVVYRPGENPVTQRLPAVLSRIGIILASPLEAMAFLNWGKSETPQPESSGAGDKKRESTGAADMVTCTACTGAPGSCTHTTNNGGVSEPCFVQVRKKEPPHPIRVAKTIDVIARITFPTAYAVFLIFFFIHYKAFS comes from the exons ctTTGCAGCGGGCAAGTCGGACAAAGAGATTCTGGACAATCTACTAAAAAACTCCCGCTATGACAAAAGACTGCTTCCACCAGTAGacg ATCCAGATTTTTGTTGTGGTCTTACCTCGCCGAACGACACTGTTGACCAAAATAATATTGGGCTACCCTCGCTCCGGCCTCGATCGCACAATCGCG GTGTCCTCACCGTTAATGTGAGCGTGCTACTTCTTAGCTTAGCATCTCCAGATGAATCTAGTctt AAATACGAGGTAGAGTTTCTTCTACAACAGCAGTGGTATGATCCTCGACTTCGGTATTCTAATCAGTCGCATTACGACTTCCTAAATGCCATCCATCATCACGAGGACATCTGGTTACCTGACACATACTTCATAATGCATGGGGATTTTAAA GATCCGATAATACCTATGCATTTTGCGTTGCGAATATACCGGAATGGCACAATCAACTACTTAATGCGGCGTCACCTCATACTGTCCTGCCAGGGGCGGCTCAACATCTTCCCTTTTGATGACCCTTTGTGTTCATTTGCTTTAGAGAGTA tATCTTATGAGCAATCGGCTATTACCTATGTATGGAAGAATGACGAAGACACGCTTAGAAAGTCGCCATCACTGACGACGCTGAATGCGTACCTCATCCAGAACCAAACCATTCCTTGTCCCATCAAAGCTAGCTGGAGAG CTGATGGTATTTCCCTTTACGAGGACGATGAAGAGCTGACATGTAATCTTTGCCAGAGACGCTTTGAGGAGCAAG GTAACTACAGCTGTCTAAAGGTGGACCTTATTTTTACGAGAGACCGAGCATTCTACTTTACCACAGTATTTATCCCTGGAATTATTCTGGTGACCTCTTCCTTCATCACATTTTGGCTGGAATGGAACGCGGTTCCAGCCCGTTCCATGATAG gcGTAACAACAATGTTGAACTTCTTCACAACATCAAACGGCTTTCGGTCAACCCTACCTGTGGTTTCCAACTTAACAGCTATGAACGTTTGGGATGGGGTATGCATGTGTTTCATCTACGCATCGCTACTTGAGTTCGTGTGTGTGAACTATGTCGGTCGAAAACGACCTCTTCACAATGTCGTGTATAGACCTGGCGAAAATCCGGTGACACAG CGACTGCCCGCAGTTCTCAGCAGAATTGGCATTATACTGGCCAGCCCTTTG GAGGCGATGGCATTCCTCAATTGGGGTAAATCAGAAACGCCCCAACCGGAGTCTAGCGGTGCT GGTGATAAGAAGCGCGAGTCGACAGGAGCTGCCGACATGGTCACGTGTACGGCCTGCACGGGGGCTCCCGGGTCGTGCACACATACGACTAATAATGGCGGTGTATCAGAg CCATGTTTCGTCCAGGTCCGTAAAAAGGAGCCACCCCATCCGATTCGTGTGGCGAAGACGATCGACGTCATCGCCCGCATTACTTTCCCCACTGCCTACGCTGTGTTTCTTATCTTCTTCTTCATACACTACAAGGCCTTCTCTTAA